In the genome of Rhodoferax sp. BAB1, one region contains:
- a CDS encoding OmpH family outer membrane protein, whose amino-acid sequence MKYFIRPATLLLGLSLLAVPALAQEFRLGFVSLDRIIKEAVPAKNAQAKLEQEFAKREKDLQAQGASIKSSAEQLEREAPTLSESQRVSRQKQLVELDRDFQRKRREFQEDLNARRNEELQQVFERANRVVKQVADAEKYDLILQEAVYVNPRHDITDKVIKALNATVVK is encoded by the coding sequence ATGAAGTACTTCATACGTCCTGCCACTCTGTTGCTGGGCCTGAGTCTGCTGGCTGTACCGGCGCTGGCCCAGGAATTCCGGCTTGGCTTCGTCAGCCTGGACCGCATCATCAAGGAGGCGGTGCCCGCCAAGAATGCGCAGGCCAAGCTGGAGCAGGAGTTTGCCAAGCGCGAAAAAGACCTCCAGGCACAGGGTGCCAGCATCAAGAGTTCGGCCGAACAGCTGGAGCGCGAGGCGCCTACGCTGTCGGAAAGCCAGCGTGTGTCGCGCCAGAAACAGCTGGTCGAGCTGGACCGCGATTTCCAGCGCAAGCGCCGCGAATTCCAGGAAGACCTGAATGCCCGCCGCAACGAGGAGTTGCAGCAGGTCTTCGAGCGCGCCAACCGCGTGGTCAAGCAGGTGGCCGATGCCGAGAAGTACGACCTGATCCTGCAGGAAGCGGTCTACGTCAATCCGCGGCACGACATCACCGACAAGGTGATCAAGGCCCTGAATGCCACGGTGGTCAAGTAA
- the lpxD gene encoding UDP-3-O-(3-hydroxymyristoyl)glucosamine N-acyltransferase, translating into MVLRLGTIVEQLGGELFGNPELDIQALAPLEAAGPQALSFLSNPKYRQQLAASKAGCVIVAPAMRDEARARGACIVADNPYLYFAHVTQLWQRARQRPAGPRIHPSAVVDPGAQVDPSALIGPLCVVERGARIGAHTVLKSRVTVSEDCVIGERCVLHPGVVIGADGFGFAKDGERWEKIEQLGAVRIGNDVEIGANTCIDRGALNDTVIEDGVKLDNLIQIGHNVRVGRNTAMAGCVGVAGSATIGANCTIGGSAGVLGHLSIADGVNVSSFSLVTRSLNKPGHYTGFYPLEDNASWEKNAATLKQLSTLRERLRALEKELKETKK; encoded by the coding sequence GTGGTCTTGCGTCTAGGCACCATCGTTGAGCAGCTCGGGGGTGAGTTGTTCGGCAATCCCGAACTCGACATCCAGGCTTTGGCCCCGCTGGAAGCGGCCGGACCCCAGGCCCTGAGTTTTCTCAGCAACCCCAAATACCGCCAGCAGCTGGCCGCTTCGAAAGCCGGTTGCGTCATCGTTGCGCCGGCCATGCGGGACGAAGCACGTGCACGCGGTGCCTGCATCGTCGCCGACAATCCCTACCTTTATTTCGCCCACGTGACCCAGCTCTGGCAGCGTGCGCGCCAGCGTCCGGCCGGGCCGCGTATCCATCCGAGCGCCGTGGTCGATCCCGGGGCCCAGGTCGATCCCTCCGCCCTGATCGGACCGCTGTGTGTGGTCGAACGCGGTGCACGTATCGGGGCGCACACCGTGCTCAAGTCCCGTGTCACGGTCAGCGAGGATTGCGTGATCGGTGAGCGCTGCGTGCTGCATCCCGGTGTGGTGATCGGGGCCGACGGTTTCGGCTTTGCGAAGGATGGCGAGCGCTGGGAGAAGATCGAACAACTCGGCGCCGTGCGTATCGGCAACGACGTCGAGATCGGCGCCAACACCTGCATCGACCGCGGCGCGCTGAATGACACGGTGATCGAGGACGGCGTGAAGCTGGACAACCTGATCCAGATCGGCCACAACGTGCGTGTGGGACGCAATACCGCCATGGCCGGCTGCGTCGGTGTGGCCGGCAGTGCCACCATCGGGGCCAATTGCACCATCGGCGGCAGCGCCGGCGTGCTGGGCCATCTGAGCATCGCCGACGGGGTGAACGTGTCCTCCTTCTCGCTGGTCACGCGTTCGCTCAACAAGCCGGGTCATTACACCGGCTTCTATCCGCTGGAAGACAATGCGTCCTGGGAAAAGAACGCTGCCACGCTCAAGCAGCTCTCCACCCTGCGCGAGCGCCTGCGCGCGCTGGAAAAAGAACTGAAGGAAACGAAAAAATGA
- the fabZ gene encoding 3-hydroxyacyl-ACP dehydratase FabZ, with amino-acid sequence MMDIHQILKKLPHRYPFLLVDRVLEVEKGKRIKALKNVTINEQFFNGHFPHRPVMPGVLMLEALAQAAALLSFETLDSVPDDNTVYYFAGIDGARFKRPVEPGDQLILEVDLDRMKAGIFKFKARAMVGEELAVEAELMCTMRKIA; translated from the coding sequence ATGATGGACATCCACCAGATCCTCAAGAAACTGCCGCACCGCTACCCCTTCCTGCTGGTGGACCGGGTGCTGGAAGTCGAGAAGGGCAAGCGCATCAAGGCGCTCAAGAACGTCACCATCAACGAGCAGTTCTTCAACGGCCACTTTCCGCACCGCCCGGTGATGCCTGGTGTACTGATGCTCGAAGCTCTGGCGCAGGCGGCGGCGCTGCTGTCTTTCGAGACGCTGGACAGCGTGCCCGATGACAACACCGTCTACTACTTTGCCGGCATCGACGGCGCGCGTTTCAAGCGGCCGGTGGAGCCGGGCGACCAGCTGATCCTGGAAGTCGATCTTGATCGCATGAAGGCCGGCATCTTCAAGTTCAAGGCCCGGGCCATGGTGGGCGAGGAGTTGGCGGTGGAAGCCGAACTCATGTGCACCATGCGCAAAATAGCCTGA
- the lpxA gene encoding acyl-ACP--UDP-N-acetylglucosamine O-acyltransferase encodes MSLIHPTAMVDPKAELDSTVTVGPYTVIGPNVKIGAGTRIASHCVVEGHTTIGRDNRIFQFVSLGSDNQDKKYKGEPCELVIGDRNTIREYSTYHIGTVQGGGVTRLGNDNWLMAYTHLAHDCLVGNHCTFANNTQLAGHVVVGDWVILGGFTVSHQFVRIGAHSMTAMCSLLFGDLPPFVMCQGQPAEARSMNFEGLRRRGFSPERISAVKAMHKALYRDGLTMEQSQAQIATLTERYPEAAPDVALMQDFLSQTTPQRGIIR; translated from the coding sequence GTGAGCCTTATCCACCCGACGGCCATGGTCGATCCGAAGGCCGAGTTGGACAGCACGGTGACGGTGGGGCCGTACACGGTAATCGGTCCGAACGTGAAGATCGGCGCCGGTACGCGCATTGCCTCGCATTGCGTGGTCGAGGGGCATACGACCATCGGCCGCGACAACCGCATCTTCCAGTTTGTTTCCCTCGGTTCGGACAACCAGGACAAGAAATACAAGGGTGAACCTTGTGAACTCGTCATCGGTGACCGCAACACCATCCGCGAATACAGCACCTACCACATAGGTACCGTGCAGGGTGGCGGTGTGACCCGCCTGGGCAACGACAACTGGCTCATGGCCTACACCCATCTCGCGCACGACTGCCTGGTGGGCAACCACTGTACCTTTGCCAACAACACCCAACTGGCCGGCCATGTCGTCGTGGGCGACTGGGTCATCCTGGGCGGCTTTACCGTATCACATCAGTTCGTACGCATCGGTGCGCACAGCATGACGGCCATGTGTTCGCTGCTGTTCGGCGACCTGCCGCCCTTTGTCATGTGCCAGGGCCAGCCGGCCGAAGCACGCTCGATGAATTTCGAGGGCCTGCGTCGGCGCGGTTTTTCGCCCGAACGCATCAGTGCCGTCAAGGCCATGCACAAGGCCCTGTACCGCGACGGGCTGACCATGGAGCAGTCGCAAGCCCAGATCGCGACGCTGACCGAGCGCTACCCTGAGGCGGCACCGGACGTGGCCTTGATGCAGGACTTCCTGTCCCAGACCACGCCGCAGCGCGGCATCATCCGCTGA
- the lpxB gene encoding lipid-A-disaccharide synthase: MDTPRVAMVAGETSGDLLAGLLLDGLKSRWPGVQTLGIGGSQMAKRGFQAWWPSEKLAVRGYVEVLRHYREIVGIRAQLRTRLLQDKPDVFIGVDAPDFNLDLERDLKAGGVRTAHFVCPAIWAWRPERIEKIKRSVDHVLCIFPFEVELLAQHGIAATYVGHPLANVIPMKPDRAAARAALGLPGDAPVVAILPGSRASEVQYLAERFFRAAQAMRRARPELLFVVPAIPVLRPAIERAAQAAGMAGVLQIVDGQSHTVLAACDVTLIASGTATLEAALFKRPMVIAYNMHWLSYQLMKRKHLQPWIGLPNILCRDFVVPELIQHEASPEQLAAATLLWFDEPARAAAVEKTFTALHAELLRDTPRLAADAIAQVLAG, encoded by the coding sequence ATGGACACTCCCCGCGTGGCCATGGTTGCCGGGGAAACCTCCGGTGATCTGCTGGCCGGCCTTTTACTCGATGGCCTGAAGAGCCGCTGGCCCGGGGTGCAGACCCTGGGCATTGGTGGCTCGCAGATGGCCAAACGTGGTTTTCAAGCCTGGTGGCCCAGCGAGAAGCTGGCTGTGCGCGGCTACGTCGAGGTGCTGCGCCATTACCGTGAGATCGTCGGCATACGTGCTCAGCTCAGGACGCGCCTGCTGCAGGACAAGCCGGATGTGTTCATCGGCGTCGACGCACCGGACTTCAACCTCGACCTGGAGCGTGACCTGAAGGCTGGGGGTGTCAGGACCGCGCACTTCGTCTGTCCCGCCATCTGGGCCTGGCGGCCCGAGCGCATCGAGAAGATCAAACGCAGTGTCGACCACGTTCTTTGCATCTTCCCCTTCGAGGTCGAGCTGCTGGCGCAGCACGGCATCGCCGCCACCTATGTGGGACATCCCCTGGCCAATGTGATCCCGATGAAACCCGACCGTGCTGCGGCACGTGCGGCGCTGGGCCTGCCGGGCGATGCGCCTGTGGTGGCCATCCTGCCAGGCAGCCGGGCGTCCGAGGTCCAGTACCTCGCCGAACGTTTTTTCCGTGCAGCGCAAGCCATGCGGCGTGCACGCCCGGAGCTGCTTTTTGTCGTGCCGGCCATTCCCGTCCTGCGCCCCGCCATCGAGCGTGCGGCACAGGCGGCCGGCATGGCAGGGGTATTGCAGATCGTCGATGGCCAGTCGCACACCGTGCTGGCGGCCTGCGACGTGACCTTGATTGCCAGCGGCACCGCGACGCTGGAGGCTGCGTTGTTCAAGCGCCCCATGGTGATCGCCTACAACATGCACTGGCTGAGCTACCAGCTCATGAAGCGCAAGCACCTGCAGCCCTGGATCGGCCTGCCCAACATCCTGTGCCGCGATTTCGTGGTGCCCGAGCTTATCCAGCACGAGGCCAGCCCCGAGCAGCTGGCCGCGGCCACCCTCCTGTGGTTCGACGAACCGGCCCGCGCGGCGGCCGTGGAAAAAACGTTCACGGCGCTGCACGCAGAGCTGCTGCGTGACACCCCCCGATTGGCTGCCGATGCGATCGCGCAAGTTCTTGCTGGCTGA
- the rnhB gene encoding ribonuclease HII has translation MRSRKFLLAEQATLLWDTPGLVAGVDEAGRGPLAGPVVAAAVILDDLHPIEGLADSKKLTAARRERLYDEIRAKALCCSIAEASVEEIDRLNILQATLLAMRRAVEGLRLKPAKVLVDGNRLPVLDVLAEAIVKGDATVPAISAASILAKVHRDRWCAEYDREFPQYGFAAHKGYGTAEHLAALRAHGACPQHRKTFAPVTEVLR, from the coding sequence ATGCGATCGCGCAAGTTCTTGCTGGCTGAGCAGGCCACGCTGCTGTGGGACACCCCGGGCCTGGTGGCCGGGGTAGACGAGGCCGGCCGCGGCCCGCTGGCCGGCCCCGTGGTGGCGGCCGCCGTCATCCTGGACGACCTGCACCCGATCGAGGGCCTGGCGGACTCCAAGAAACTCACGGCCGCCCGGCGCGAGAGGCTGTATGACGAGATCCGCGCCAAGGCCCTGTGCTGTTCCATCGCCGAAGCCAGCGTGGAGGAGATCGACCGGCTCAACATCCTGCAGGCCACGCTGCTGGCCATGCGCCGCGCTGTCGAGGGCCTGCGTCTCAAGCCGGCCAAGGTGCTGGTGGACGGCAACCGCCTGCCGGTGCTGGACGTGCTGGCCGAGGCCATCGTCAAGGGCGACGCCACCGTGCCGGCGATCTCGGCGGCCTCCATCCTGGCCAAGGTGCACCGCGACCGCTGGTGCGCCGAATACGACCGCGAGTTTCCGCAATACGGTTTTGCCGCCCACAAGGGGTATGGCACGGCCGAGCACCTGGCGGCCTTGCGCGCGCATGGCGCCTGTCCGCAGCACCGCAAGACTTTTGCGCCGGTGACGGAGGTCTTGAGGTGA